From Alteromonas australica, one genomic window encodes:
- a CDS encoding GH92 family glycosyl hydrolase, translating to MLNLLKSTLFLSILLCCSMSFAKDNYHEYIDPFIGSEGLGNVFVGPSNPFGMVKPGPDIGTHSNSGYDPDLTKPLVGFSQIHVSGTGGGPKYGNISIMPYSGDFESVAQTSLRANEHTSVGYYATDLVKWGIKAELATADRAAFHQYTFRDNRNNAIKIDGGFFLGEKAVPDAREAQQFVGSQVEVISPTEIRGYSRIRGGWNNGNAYTVYYHAQVNQPCDSFSTFKGDTLYPSIKSQYDSGDKTGVVCRFSDHKSKTVKLKIGISFISEAKAAENLRGQIPHWNFNLVREQSEQKWERLIAQIELDKSASREQRVMFYTGLYHTMLMPVDRSGENPLWTATPYYDDFYAIWDTFRTSSPLITLIAPERQADIINGMLNIYRYDGYLPEGRSGNTNGRTQGGSNADVVIADAYAKNLSGVNYHQALKAMIKNATVSPGGNSEKEGRGGLEDYNHLGYVSTDYVRAGNRTLEYAYNDFALATVAKGLHRMGEYYRFIDQSNNWQNLWRDTEHDGARGFIMPKDADGKWVDEVPCTIKDGIAQNIEYTPLAQDWPNCVCWWCGFFYEASSWEYSFYVPHDIAQVIEKSGGSGAFEARLNTFFEHNYYNVANEPSFLTPTLYHWLGKPHLSSDRINKIIQEHYTSARDGLPGNDDSGAMSSWLAFHMIGLFPNAGQPYYLINTPQVKSATLHLEGGNTFKVVADKLSKKNRYIVSASLNGKPFNNTWIAHEDVIKGGELKLKMASKPSDWGKGKFPPSLSTMQK from the coding sequence ATGCTCAATTTGCTGAAATCTACTTTATTTCTTTCAATATTGCTTTGTTGTTCGATGAGTTTCGCTAAGGACAACTACCATGAATATATCGACCCCTTCATTGGTTCAGAAGGTTTGGGGAACGTGTTCGTTGGCCCCAGTAACCCATTTGGCATGGTGAAGCCAGGGCCAGATATTGGCACTCACAGTAATAGTGGTTACGACCCAGATTTAACCAAACCCCTCGTTGGCTTTAGTCAAATACACGTCAGCGGTACAGGTGGCGGACCTAAGTACGGTAATATTTCTATTATGCCGTATTCAGGAGATTTCGAGTCGGTTGCGCAAACGAGTTTACGTGCCAATGAGCATACCAGCGTAGGTTACTATGCGACTGATTTGGTTAAGTGGGGAATAAAAGCAGAGCTAGCCACCGCCGATAGAGCCGCATTTCATCAATACACGTTTCGTGATAATCGCAACAATGCGATTAAAATAGACGGTGGATTTTTTCTAGGTGAAAAAGCCGTTCCTGATGCAAGGGAAGCACAGCAATTTGTTGGTTCTCAGGTAGAAGTCATTTCGCCAACTGAAATTCGAGGCTATAGTCGAATTCGCGGCGGTTGGAATAATGGTAATGCATACACGGTGTATTATCATGCCCAGGTTAATCAACCCTGTGATAGTTTTAGCACGTTCAAGGGTGACACCCTTTATCCGTCTATAAAGAGTCAATATGACTCGGGTGATAAAACGGGCGTAGTTTGCCGGTTTAGCGACCATAAAAGTAAAACAGTTAAGCTGAAAATAGGCATTTCATTTATTAGCGAAGCCAAGGCAGCTGAGAATCTTCGAGGTCAAATACCGCATTGGAACTTTAATCTGGTACGAGAGCAAAGTGAACAAAAGTGGGAACGGTTAATTGCGCAAATCGAATTAGATAAATCAGCAAGCCGAGAACAGCGCGTCATGTTCTATACAGGGTTATATCATACGATGTTGATGCCGGTAGATCGTTCCGGTGAAAACCCGCTTTGGACGGCAACACCTTACTATGACGACTTCTACGCCATTTGGGATACCTTTCGTACATCTTCACCTCTCATCACCTTAATTGCTCCAGAGCGCCAAGCTGATATTATCAATGGCATGTTAAATATCTATCGCTACGATGGTTATTTACCTGAAGGGCGCAGCGGTAATACAAATGGTCGCACTCAAGGCGGTTCAAACGCTGATGTGGTCATTGCAGATGCTTACGCTAAAAATTTAAGCGGCGTTAATTACCACCAAGCCCTTAAAGCGATGATAAAAAATGCCACAGTTTCTCCTGGTGGAAATAGCGAGAAAGAAGGGCGAGGGGGCTTAGAGGATTACAACCATTTAGGTTATGTATCTACCGATTACGTGCGCGCGGGAAATCGCACCCTAGAATACGCATACAACGACTTTGCGTTAGCCACCGTTGCAAAAGGTTTGCATCGCATGGGGGAATATTACCGGTTTATTGATCAATCAAATAATTGGCAAAACTTATGGCGTGATACCGAGCACGACGGCGCTCGTGGTTTCATTATGCCTAAAGATGCTGATGGAAAGTGGGTAGATGAAGTTCCTTGTACTATCAAAGATGGTATAGCGCAGAACATTGAGTACACGCCGCTTGCGCAAGACTGGCCAAATTGTGTGTGCTGGTGGTGTGGTTTTTTCTACGAAGCTAGTTCATGGGAATACTCATTCTATGTACCTCATGATATTGCACAAGTGATAGAGAAGAGTGGCGGTAGCGGTGCATTTGAAGCTCGCTTAAACACATTCTTTGAACACAACTATTACAATGTAGCCAATGAACCTTCGTTTTTAACACCAACGCTTTATCATTGGTTAGGGAAGCCACATTTAAGCTCTGACAGAATTAATAAAATCATCCAAGAACATTACACCAGCGCGCGAGACGGTTTGCCGGGTAACGACGACTCGGGCGCCATGTCATCTTGGCTGGCCTTTCACATGATTGGCCTATTTCCCAATGCGGGACAGCCATATTATTTAATTAACACGCCACAAGTGAAGTCGGCTACCTTGCATCTTGAAGGGGGGAACACCTTTAAAGTGGTCGCCGATAAGCTTAGTAAAAAGAATCGGTACATTGTTTCTGCCAGCTTGAACGGCAAGCCATTTAATAACACTTGGATAGCGCATGAAGATGTAATAAAAGGAGGAGAGCTGAAATTAAAAATGGCATCTAAGCCATCTGACTGGGGAAAGGGTAAGTTCCCCCCTTCGTTGTCGACCATGCAAAAATAA
- a CDS encoding CehA/McbA family metallohydrolase domain-containing protein — MRYPALYSVILSFPLLASCKSTVDQPQSNIPPSSTQQATTPEWLAGDHHIHGKYSARWDWSTTPPTPILRGDAQYATAIYAQMAKHHNLSWMVTTDHGGPAHSKVNLHQAYPELVASREATPEVLQFYGMEFDTPGARHCSLIIPHTANEAEQLFRIEKNFNRREVEPNSVPRDTNAFMLKALKSMQAEKDKPLLIVNHPARLADKLASFKKVTPEKLKGWQDAAPDVVIGMEGAPGHQANALNPNGSIKKSGKRGGYDHFPTMGGFDQMTAIVGGVWDRMLSEGRHWWITAASDSHMHYTEGRTDFWPGEYSKTYVFANKQYADIMQAMRDGKIFVTTGDLIDSLSVEVKSNANLTANIGETIAITSGGDATVRIRFHDPDNHNFGRQNPKVERVDVIIGNVTSGDEPDVAPVVHRFTPDKWRVDGQYGVIEISLNDIQQGHYIRVRGTNNADELEPEIDPPGEDPWSDLWFYSNPVFIILN, encoded by the coding sequence ATGCGCTACCCAGCATTGTACTCAGTGATTTTATCTTTCCCGCTTTTAGCGTCATGCAAAAGTACTGTTGACCAGCCCCAAAGTAATATCCCGCCGAGCTCCACTCAGCAGGCAACAACACCAGAGTGGCTAGCAGGTGATCACCATATCCATGGTAAATATAGTGCTAGATGGGATTGGAGTACCACCCCACCTACGCCTATTTTACGAGGAGATGCACAGTACGCCACCGCCATTTACGCGCAAATGGCAAAACATCACAATCTTAGTTGGATGGTTACCACAGATCATGGTGGCCCTGCTCATAGTAAGGTAAATTTACATCAAGCCTATCCAGAGCTTGTTGCATCGCGCGAGGCCACACCTGAAGTATTGCAGTTTTACGGAATGGAATTTGACACACCAGGAGCACGCCACTGTAGTTTAATCATTCCACATACTGCGAATGAAGCTGAACAACTTTTTCGTATAGAAAAAAACTTTAATCGACGTGAGGTTGAACCCAATTCCGTCCCCAGAGACACCAATGCCTTTATGTTAAAAGCGCTAAAGTCCATGCAAGCCGAGAAAGATAAACCGCTTTTAATTGTAAACCACCCTGCTCGTTTAGCAGACAAGCTCGCTAGCTTCAAAAAGGTCACCCCCGAGAAACTAAAAGGTTGGCAAGATGCCGCACCTGATGTAGTGATAGGGATGGAGGGTGCGCCAGGACACCAGGCCAACGCGCTGAACCCTAATGGCTCAATAAAGAAATCTGGAAAGCGTGGCGGCTACGATCATTTCCCTACTATGGGTGGCTTCGATCAGATGACCGCTATTGTAGGTGGTGTATGGGATCGTATGCTCAGTGAAGGTAGGCATTGGTGGATAACCGCAGCATCCGATAGCCATATGCATTACACAGAAGGGCGAACAGACTTTTGGCCGGGTGAATATTCAAAAACCTATGTTTTTGCTAACAAACAATACGCCGATATTATGCAAGCAATGCGCGACGGAAAAATATTTGTTACCACTGGCGATCTAATAGATTCATTGTCAGTTGAAGTGAAAAGTAACGCCAATCTGACTGCCAATATAGGAGAGACAATCGCCATTACGTCGGGTGGCGATGCCACAGTAAGAATACGATTTCATGACCCTGACAATCACAATTTTGGCCGTCAGAACCCAAAGGTCGAACGTGTGGATGTGATTATTGGAAACGTAACGAGTGGCGATGAACCTGATGTAGCGCCGGTGGTTCATCGTTTTACACCCGATAAGTGGAGGGTAGATGGACAATATGGGGTTATCGAAATATCACTTAACGATATTCAACAAGGGCATTACATTCGTGTTAGAGGCACCAACAATGCAGATGAACTTGAACCTGAAATAGACCCGCCAGGTGAAGATCCTTGGTCTGACTTATGGTTTTACAGTAACCCTGTATTTATTATTTTAAATTAG
- a CDS encoding AGE family epimerase/isomerase, translating into MTPQHIDNFYSRAFLLNHSEKILDFYTPRVIDPQGGYFQNYFDDGEIFDPTYKQLVSSTRIIVNFARASQVFNKPNYADIALHGLDFLEQAHWHEETQSYAWTIRNQQAEDMTQQAYGYAFVLLAYAAIQKAGLKEVTSNIDAVFQLLERRFWQQDYGLYADELSVDDLLSDYRGQNANMHICEAMISAYEATNDEKYLNRAYLIAQNITQRQAALSDGLIWEHYTTHFDIDWEYNKHDPKNLYRPWGFQPGHQTEWSKLLLALHQHIEEPKLLERAKTLFERAFSLSWDHQYGGLVYGFDSDGKWCDDDKYFWVQAESFAAAAILFSETDNHEFLSAYQQLWQYSWTNMVDHKYGAWFRVLTRENIAYSKEKSSAGAKCDYHTLGACFDVLAHMPPTTEGL; encoded by the coding sequence ATGACCCCTCAACACATAGACAATTTTTACTCGCGCGCGTTCTTACTCAACCACAGTGAAAAAATACTGGATTTTTACACGCCTCGGGTGATTGACCCTCAAGGAGGATATTTTCAAAATTATTTTGATGATGGAGAAATATTCGACCCTACATACAAACAGCTGGTGAGTAGTACACGAATTATTGTCAATTTTGCAAGGGCGAGCCAAGTCTTTAATAAACCCAATTATGCCGACATTGCACTGCACGGATTAGATTTTTTAGAGCAAGCGCATTGGCATGAAGAAACACAGTCGTATGCGTGGACCATTCGCAATCAACAAGCCGAAGACATGACCCAACAAGCTTATGGATACGCATTTGTTTTGTTAGCTTATGCCGCTATTCAAAAAGCGGGTCTTAAAGAAGTGACGTCAAACATTGATGCTGTTTTCCAATTACTTGAACGTCGCTTTTGGCAACAAGATTATGGTTTATACGCCGATGAGCTCAGTGTCGATGACCTATTAAGTGACTATCGCGGACAAAACGCGAATATGCATATCTGTGAAGCCATGATTTCGGCTTATGAAGCAACTAATGACGAAAAGTATCTCAATCGGGCTTATCTAATTGCTCAGAACATTACGCAGCGCCAAGCTGCGCTGTCTGATGGGCTGATATGGGAACATTACACAACGCACTTCGATATAGATTGGGAATACAATAAACACGACCCCAAAAACCTTTATCGACCTTGGGGATTTCAACCAGGCCACCAAACTGAGTGGAGTAAGTTACTGCTAGCCTTACACCAACATATAGAAGAGCCGAAACTACTTGAACGTGCCAAAACCCTATTTGAGCGAGCTTTCTCTTTATCTTGGGACCACCAATATGGAGGACTAGTCTACGGGTTCGATTCTGACGGTAAATGGTGTGACGATGATAAATATTTTTGGGTGCAAGCAGAAAGCTTTGCGGCTGCCGCTATCTTATTTAGTGAAACCGATAACCACGAATTTTTAAGTGCGTACCAACAACTATGGCAATACAGTTGGACGAACATGGTCGACCATAAGTATGGTGCGTGGTTTAGGGTTCTCACCCGTGAAAATATCGCCTATTCAAAAGAAAAAAGTAGTGCTGGCGCCAAGTGCGATTATCATACATTGGGTGCCTGTTTCGACGTACTCGCCCATATGCCACCTACCACAGAAGGGCTATAA
- a CDS encoding sugar MFS transporter yields MHISTSGTERQPSPAAFNARFALMVMTSLFFIWGFITALNDILLPYLKNAFSLTYFQAGLVQFCFFGAYFIVSPFAGRFLEKIGYKKGIVVGLLTIASGCVLFYPAAEISMYPLFLFALFVLASGVTMLQVSANPYVAVLGPESTAASRLNLAQAINSVGHTAGPMFGALLILAATSEAGSAKSVQTPYLIIAGALVIVALLFLKMKLPNISEHVEKDQASPPFSLFAHKHLYLGVLAIFLYVGAEVSIGSYLVNLFMQLGIDNMNEVTAGKMVSYYWGAAMVGRFIGAAILNFIKATTLLAINAVLAISMIVIAVNMEGSLAMWSILAVGFFNSIMFPTIFTLAIRGLGEYTGRGSGYLCQGIVGGAILPLLQGFAADAMGLQMSFLIPAISYLYIAWYAVKGSKIN; encoded by the coding sequence ATGCATATTTCGACTTCTGGTACTGAACGCCAACCCTCCCCCGCGGCCTTTAATGCCCGATTTGCATTAATGGTAATGACATCACTCTTTTTCATATGGGGCTTTATTACTGCACTAAATGATATTTTGCTACCTTACTTAAAAAATGCATTTTCGTTAACGTATTTTCAGGCTGGATTGGTTCAATTTTGCTTCTTTGGCGCTTATTTCATTGTGTCACCATTCGCAGGCCGCTTCCTCGAAAAAATTGGTTATAAAAAAGGCATAGTGGTGGGCCTTTTAACTATTGCTAGCGGATGTGTTCTATTTTATCCCGCTGCCGAGATATCCATGTACCCACTCTTTCTATTTGCCTTATTTGTTCTGGCATCAGGGGTAACCATGCTACAGGTTTCTGCTAACCCTTATGTTGCTGTTCTCGGCCCAGAAAGCACAGCAGCGAGTCGACTCAACTTAGCGCAAGCTATTAATTCAGTTGGACATACTGCAGGCCCCATGTTTGGTGCATTGCTTATTTTGGCTGCAACCAGTGAGGCAGGTTCGGCAAAATCAGTACAAACACCCTACCTTATTATTGCAGGGGCGTTAGTGATAGTTGCGTTATTGTTTCTAAAAATGAAGCTCCCAAACATTAGTGAACATGTTGAAAAAGATCAGGCATCCCCCCCTTTCTCGTTGTTTGCGCACAAACATCTGTATTTAGGTGTATTGGCGATTTTCCTTTACGTAGGTGCAGAGGTGTCCATCGGCAGTTATTTGGTAAACCTATTTATGCAGCTCGGTATCGACAACATGAATGAAGTCACCGCAGGTAAGATGGTCTCGTATTATTGGGGCGCCGCCATGGTAGGACGGTTCATAGGAGCAGCCATCCTCAACTTCATCAAAGCGACAACCCTCTTGGCCATTAACGCTGTACTTGCTATTAGCATGATAGTTATCGCGGTAAATATGGAAGGAAGTCTTGCTATGTGGTCTATATTAGCAGTGGGCTTTTTCAATTCAATTATGTTTCCCACCATTTTCACATTGGCAATTCGGGGCCTAGGAGAATATACCGGGCGAGGTTCTGGTTATTTATGCCAAGGTATTGTCGGCGGTGCAATTTTGCCTTTGTTGCAAGGTTTTGCAGCAGATGCCATGGGGTTACAGATGAGCTTTTTAATTCCGGCTATTAGCTACCTATATATTGCTTGGTATGCAGTAAAAGGAAGCAAAATTAATTAG
- a CDS encoding glycoside hydrolase family 28 protein, giving the protein MVTLTSRRHFMKTTLSGVIAASLFSGTLQAKMLERYYEQFSTSRQPSNRVSPSIGKRISVKKYGATGNGKSLDTKAIQSTIDAISESGDIGTVWLPAGVYLSGTLHLASNVNLEIDENAILLGSTNIRDYEDANGKVHALIEANDCHNIAIFGKGTINGQGRQLGLNINRLHHAKERIESDFNERRNRSRHRPSVLAVHHCNTVKVYDITIENGAFWVQHYAACQNLHIDNIVVQSDTFWNNDGIDINDCENVRITGCFVNAADDAICLKSTTKGDIHNDNIYIGKCVLRSSSNGIKFGTESQNGFTNVEIENITVFDTYRSAIALETVDGAKLENVTINNINAQNVGCAIFIRLGQRNRDVPTNTPLGSIKNISITNVNAHISFGRADINYDLRGPGLNTFFNPIPASITGLPDALVENVTLEHISISYPGRANKGLAYRPYDQLFLVPQERDAYPEYTMFGELPSWGLFVRHVKGITLNDVSLAAREHDFRPALVFDDVNGINLSDVTLHAVNDTHLVLHNTKNVNVDALVATNNNQKLAPISRSAWHQSKD; this is encoded by the coding sequence ATGGTTACCCTTACATCTCGACGACATTTTATGAAAACCACCCTATCGGGTGTGATTGCTGCTTCGTTATTCTCGGGAACTCTGCAAGCGAAAATGCTTGAACGTTACTACGAACAATTTAGCACTTCGCGACAACCGAGCAACCGGGTTTCACCGAGTATAGGCAAGCGAATAAGCGTAAAAAAATACGGCGCTACGGGCAATGGTAAATCACTCGACACTAAGGCTATTCAATCTACTATCGACGCTATCAGCGAAAGTGGCGATATAGGCACGGTTTGGCTTCCTGCTGGAGTATATTTAAGCGGCACCCTTCACCTAGCGAGCAATGTTAACTTAGAAATTGACGAAAATGCCATATTGCTTGGCAGTACGAATATACGTGACTACGAAGATGCGAACGGCAAAGTTCACGCGTTAATAGAAGCTAATGACTGTCACAATATTGCGATTTTTGGAAAGGGCACTATTAATGGCCAGGGGCGTCAACTAGGGCTCAATATAAACCGCTTGCATCATGCAAAAGAGCGTATTGAAAGCGATTTTAATGAAAGAAGAAACCGTTCTCGCCATCGCCCCAGCGTGCTAGCGGTTCATCACTGCAATACTGTCAAAGTTTACGACATCACTATTGAGAATGGCGCATTTTGGGTTCAACATTATGCAGCTTGTCAAAACCTACATATCGACAATATCGTGGTACAAAGCGATACATTTTGGAATAATGACGGCATTGATATAAACGATTGTGAAAATGTTCGTATTACTGGCTGCTTTGTAAACGCTGCCGATGATGCTATTTGCCTAAAATCTACGACCAAAGGCGATATACATAATGACAACATATATATTGGCAAATGCGTGCTACGATCCAGTTCCAACGGAATTAAGTTCGGTACCGAAAGCCAGAACGGTTTTACCAATGTAGAAATAGAAAATATTACTGTATTCGATACGTACCGAAGTGCAATTGCATTGGAAACGGTGGACGGAGCAAAACTGGAAAACGTCACAATTAATAATATTAATGCCCAGAACGTAGGTTGTGCTATTTTCATTCGCTTAGGACAACGTAACCGGGATGTACCTACAAACACACCTCTTGGCAGCATTAAAAATATCAGCATCACCAATGTAAATGCGCATATTAGCTTTGGGCGCGCAGATATTAATTATGACTTGCGTGGTCCTGGTCTAAACACGTTCTTCAACCCTATCCCAGCCTCAATAACAGGCCTTCCCGATGCATTGGTGGAAAATGTTACACTTGAGCACATTTCTATTAGCTATCCGGGAAGAGCTAACAAGGGCTTGGCATATCGGCCATACGATCAATTATTTTTGGTTCCCCAAGAACGCGATGCCTATCCGGAATACACCATGTTTGGAGAACTACCAAGCTGGGGATTGTTTGTCAGGCATGTGAAGGGCATTACGCTTAACGATGTTTCATTAGCCGCACGAGAGCACGATTTTAGACCTGCTTTGGTATTTGATGATGTAAACGGCATTAATCTTTCAGACGTAACGTTACACGCTGTTAACGATACGCACTTAGTATTGCACAATACTAAAAATGTTAACGTCGATGCCTTGGTCGCGACAAACAACAACCAGAAGCTAGCACCTATTTCGCGTTCTGCATGGCATCAATCAAAAGACTAG